From Dechloromonas sp. A34:
AGGCCGGAAAAAATGCTCGAAACGCAGTGACCGAACTCAGGAGCTATCGATGAAGAAACTGCTATCCGTTCTGCTGGCCACCCTGTTCGCCGTGGGCAGCGTTTCCGCAATTGCTTGCGGTGACAAGGCGAAAGACGAAAAACAGATGAGCACACCGGCGAAGCCGAAGATGTGAGCTTGCTTCGCGTGTATGAGAAAGGCAGCCCCGGCTGCCTTTCTTGCGTTTACGGCCGGACCAGGAACAGCTCGGGATCGACAGGCGTGTTGTTGAGGATCACTGCCCAGTGCAGGTGCGGTCCGGTGGCGCGGCCGGTGGCGCCGACGGCACCGAGGGTTTCGCCCTGGCGGACGGGCTGCCCAGCGCGGACATCGAGACGTGAGAGGTGCATGTAGGCGGTGACCAGGCCCTGGCCGTGGTCGATGAAGACCGTGTTGCCGTTGAAGAAGTAATCGCCGGTATTGGCAACCACGCCAGCGGCCGGCGCCTTGACCGGCGCCCCGCTGCCGGCGGCGACATCGAGGCCGGCATGTGGGTTGCGCGGCAGGCCGTTGAAAATGCGGCGCAGGCCGAAGCGGGACGACAGCGGACCGCTGGCCGGCAGGCGGAAGTCGGTGGCCGGGGCGGCGGCCGAGAAGCGGCGCTTGATCGCTTCGGTGATTTCCTTTTCCCGCGCGATGCGGGCGAGGTCGTCGGGGTTGGGTTCGACCTTGCGCTGGTCCTTGATGGTCAGCCGCTGTTCCGGGTAATTCTTGATGCCGACCGCGACGCTGCGGGTGGTGGTGCTGCCGGCGCTGGTCACGGCAATTTCCAGCTCGCCGGGCAGGGTGTCGAGCGGGATGCCGAGCAGCACGAACCAGCGGCCATGGTCGCCGACCACGGTGAGCGCTTGGTCGCCCCAGCGGGCAGTCGGCGCCGGCTGGCTGGCCGGGCCGAGATCGACGACGGCAACGCCGCCGGGCACCGGCGCATTCCTGGGCAGGGCCAGGGCGTTGCTGCAGAGGATGCCGAGCAGCAGGGCGCCGCTCAGGCGAATCAAAGCTGGGCAGCCTTGAAGGTGTTGCACTGGTTCATGTCGCCGCTCTCGAAGCCGCGCTTGAACCAGCGCACGCGCTGGGCCGAACTACCGTGGGTGAAGCTTTCCGGCACGATGCGGCCCTGGGTCTGCTGTTGCAGGCGGTCATCGCCGATCGCGGTGGCGGCATTGAGGGCGGCTTCAAGGTCGCCCGGTTCGAGGACTTTTTTCATGGTGTCCGTGCGCTTGCCCCAGACCCCGGCCAGGCAGTCGGCCTGCAGTTCCATGCGCACCGACAGCGCATTGGCTTCGACCTTGCCGGCTCGTTGCCGGGCCTGGTGCACCTTGTCGGCGATGCCGAGCAGGTTCTGCACGTGATGGCCGACTTCGTGGGCGATGACGTAGGCCTGGGCGAATTCGCCGGGGCGTGAAAACGCTCCTTCAGCTCGCGGTAGAAGGCGAGATCGATGTACACCTTTTGATCGCCCGGGCAGTAGAACGGCCCCATGGCGGTCTGGCCGGTGCCGCAGGCGGTTGGCGTGGCGCCGGTGAACAGGACCAGTTTCGGGACTTGGTACTGCTGGCCGTTCTGGCGGAAGGTGTCGGTCCACACGTCCTCGGTCGAGGCCAGCACCTTCGAGACGAAACGGGCGTTCTCGTCGTTGGCCGGCGGCTTTTGGGCGGTCGGGGCGCTGTGCTGGGCGAGCGGCGTCTGTTCGATGACGCCGAGCAGGGTTAGCGGATTGATGCCGGTAAAGTAGCTGACGACCAGGGCCAGGATGACGCCGCCAATGCCGACGCCACCAGCGCCGATCCCCCGCCGCCGCCCCGGCGGTCCTCGATATTGTCGCTTTCGCGATGGTCGTCGAAGCGCATGGCGATTCCTTTAGCGGTAAAGGTTGATGGTGTCGCGGGTTTCCTGCGCCACCTTGCGGGCCGCAGCGGCGAAGTTAGCGTCCTTGCCGGCGAACAGGATGGCACGCGAGGAATTGATCATCAGGCCGGTGCCGTTGTCAGTACGGCCGGCGCGGACGGTGGCTTCGATGTCGCCGCCCTGGGCGCCGATGCCCGGCACGAGCAGCGGGATGTCGCCGACGATCTCGCGGACGCGGGCGATCTCGGCCGGGAAGGTGGCGCCGACGACCAGGGCGCACTGGCCGTTGCGGTTCCACTCGCTGGCGACCAGGCGGGCAACGCGCTCATAGAGTTTTTCGCCGCCGACATCGAGAAATTGCAGGTCGCTGCCGCCGGAATTGGAGGTGCGGCAAAGCAGGATGACGCCCTTGTTCGGGTAAGCCAGGTAGGGATCGACCGAATCGCGGCCCATGTACGGATTTACGGTGACGGCGTCGGCCTGGTAGCGCTCGAAGGCCTCAATGGCGTACTGCTCGGCGGTCGAGCCGATGTCGCCGCGCTTGGCGTCGAGAATGACCGGGATGCCCGGGTGCTTGGCGTGGATGTGGGCGATCAGCGCTTCGAGCTGGTCTTCGGCGCGGCGGGCGGCGAAGTAGGCGATCTGTGGCTTGAAGGCACAGACCAGGTCGGCCGTGGCATCGACGATGGCGGTGCAGAATTCGAGAATGGCATCGTCGCGGCCCTTGAGGTGCGCGGGGAATTTGGCCGGGTCGGGGTCGAGGCCGACGCAGAGCAGGGAGTTGTTCTTGCGCCAGGCGGCGACGAGCATTTGGGTGAAGGTCATGCGACGTCCTTGGACTTGTCAGACGGGAGGTAACGGGAGAATTTTTCCGGCAGCAGGCAGGTCTGCAGGCTGCGCTGGGTGAACAGGAAGCGGCCGTCGCAGATGAAGCCGAGCTGCTGCCAGTCGACTTCCTTGTTCAGCATCATGGTGCATTCGATCAGGTCGCGCCGGGCAATCCGCGGGTTCTTCGGAAACAGCGCCAGGATGGAGCCGTCGAAGCTGTGGCAGTCGTGCAGGAAGAAAGGTTCCGCCTTGCGCGTCCGGCCATTGACGTAGATCCGTGGCAGCTCGTTGATCGGGAAGGCGCGGCCCCACTGCCACCAGTTGCTTTCGTCGAACTTCCTGACGCGGCGCTCGAGCAGTTCGGCCTTGTGCTTGTCGAGGTGCGGGTGCTTGATGCCATAGAGCATGCGGCGAGTTTCGCCGGTTTCGGCGGTTTTCGAATAGACGAATTCCATGTTGCCCTTGGCGTGGGCGTAGATGTGGTCGGCCCCGGAAACGGCGCCGACCTTGACCGTGAACACGTCGGCGAAGCGGACGCAGTGGTCGTCGCGCAGGAACATCAACTGGCCGTCGGCTTCGACGAAGCGCCGGCCATCGGCCATCAAGCGGTCCAGGCGGCCCTTTTCGAAACGGAAGATGGCGCAGTTCGGGGTGTGCTCGCCAAAGACCCGGACATCGCCGGTTTCGTAAAAGTGCGTGATGCTGCCCTGCTCGTAAAGCCAGGCGTTGAGCTTCTTGGCGGCGGTCAGCTTGATGAACTCGCGCGGCACGATGAAGACCAGCTCGCCGCCCGGTTTCAGGTGGCGGATGCACTTTTCGATGAAGAACAGGAAGAGGTTGCTGCGCCCGTCGAAGAGTTCGGATTTCAGTTTCTGGCGGGTGGTCGTGGCCACGTCCTGAAAACGCACATAGGGCGGGTTGCCGATGATGCTGTCGAACTGCTCGCCGAGCGGGTAATCGAAAAAGTCGCGGATCTCGGCACCGGGCGGCGCGACCCGCGGGTCGATCTCGATGCCGACGCAATCGGCCTGCTTTGCCTTCAGCTTGCGAAAGAAGGCGCCATCGCCGGCCGAGGGTTCGAGGGTCCGGCCGGTGTTCTGGCAGAGGTCGAGCATGAAGGCCACCACATTGGGTGGCGTGAACACCTGGCCGAGTTGGGCGACGTCGCGGGCGGACACGGGATCAGAAACCGCTGCCCGGCTGAGCGAGGTAAATCGTCTCTTCGGGTGTGGAGGGCCGGCCGAGGGCGGCGTTGCGATGCGGGAAGCGGCCGAAACGGGCGATCACCTCCTGGTGACGGCGGGCGTAATCGAGGAAACCGTCGTTGCCGGGTTGCTCGGCCGCCAGCGCGGCGAACAGGGCAACCGAGCGTTCCTGGTCGGCCAGCGCTTCGCTGTGTTCGAGCGGCAGATAGACGAAGACTTTTTCGACAGCGCTCAGCTGTTTGTCCCAGCCCTGGGCGAGCGCCCGTTCGGCGAGCGAGCGGGCCTCGGCGTCACCGGCAAACATTCGGGCCTCGCCACGGAAGAGGTTGCGTGGGAACTGGTCGAGCAGGATGAGCCGGGCGAGCAGGCCGGGCGGCGTATCCGCCCACTCGGTCAGGCGGCCGGCCAGCGCCGCCTCGACGTCGGGCAGGAAGCGGCTGCGGATGGCTTCATCGAAAGCGGCATCCTTGCGAAACCATTCATTTCGCGGCTGGCCGTAGCCGGGTTCGCCGGGACGGCCGAACCAGAAGGCGAGGATGTCCGCCGCTGCCGTGCCGCTCATCAGCCGGCCTTGCCCCAGGAGTCCTTCAGCGTGACGGCGCGGTTGAACACCGGCTTGCCGTCATGCGAATCGACGCGGTCGGCCACGAAATAACCGTGGCGCTCGAACTGGAAGCGCTCTTCCGGTTTTGCGTCGCGCAGACAGGGTTCGAGCTGGGCGGTGATCGTCTGCCGGGAATCCGGGTTGAGGTCGTCGAGGAAATCGCGTTCCAGGTCCGGGGCATCGCCTTCGCGTCGGGCACCGGGGGCGGGCACCTTGAACAGGCGCTCGTAGAGGCGGATTTCGGCGGCGTAGGAGTGGGCGGCCGAGACCCAGTGCAGATTGCCCTTGACCTTGACGCTGTCGGCGCCCGGCGTGCCGGACTTGGTGTCGGGCAGGTAGTTGCAATGCACGGCGATAACCTTGCCGTTGGCGTCCTTGTCGAAGCCGGTGCACTCGACGATGTAGCCGTATTTGAGGCGCGCCTTATTGCCCGGGAACAGGCGGCGGAAGCCCTTGCTCGGCACTTCCATGAAGTCCTCGCCCTCGATCCACAGTTCGCGGCTGAAAGGAATGCTGCGCTGGCCGAGTTCCGGGTGCAGCGGGTGGTTGGGGGCGAAGCATTCTTCAACCTGCCCCTCGGGGTAGTTGTCGATAATCAGCTTGACCGGGTCGAGCACGGCAATGCGGCGCTGGTCGGATTCGTTCATGACTTCGCGCATGGCATCCTCGAACAGCACGTAGTCGATCAGCGAGTCATGCTTGGAGACGCCGATGCGTTCGGCAAACAGGCGGAAACCTTCGGCCGAGTAGCCGCGGCGGCGGGCGCCGACCAGGGTCGGCATGCGCGGGTCATCCCAGCCTTGCACGTGTTTTTCCTCGACCAGCTGAATGAGTTTCCGCTTGGAGAGCACGACATAGGTCAGGTTGAGCCGCGAGAACTCGATCTGCTGCGGCAGTGGCCGCTGCAGCAAACCGCCTTCGGCCAGCCGTTCGAGGAGCCAGTCGTAGAACGGCCGTTGGTCTTCGAATTCCAGCGTGCAGATCGAGTGCGTGATGTTTTCCAGCGCGTCCTCGATCGGGTGGGCGAAGGTGTACATCGGGTAGACGCACCACTTGTCGCCGGTGTTGTGATGCGTGGCGTGGCGAATGCGGTAGATCGCCGGGTCGCGCAGGTTGATGTTGGGTGCCGCCATGTCGATCTTGGCGCGCAGGATGTGCGTGCCGTCGGCGAATTCGCCGGCTTGCATGCGCTTGAAGAGATCCATGTTCTCGGCGGCGCTGCGGGCGCGGAAAGGCGAATCCTTGCCAGGTTGGGTCAGCGTGCCGCGATTGGCGCGCATCTCGTCTGCCGACTGGCTGTCGACGTAGGCGTGGCCGGCCGAGATCAGGTATTCGGCGAACTGGGCCATCCAGTCGAAATAGTTGGAAGCCTGGTAGAGATTGTTTTCGCCATCTTTTTCCCAGGAGCAGCCCAGCCACTTGACCGCGTCGATGATCGAATCGACGTATTCCTGCTCTTCCTTCTCCGGATTAGTGTCGTCGAAGCGCAGGTGGCAGCGGCCACCGTACTGCTCGGCGAGGCCGAAGTTGAGCAGGATGGACTTGGCGTGGCCGAAGTGCAGGTAGCCGTTCGGCTCGGGCGGGAAACGGGTGCGGATCTTGGCGGCGT
This genomic window contains:
- a CDS encoding M23 family metallopeptidase, with amino-acid sequence MIRLSGALLLGILCSNALALPRNAPVPGGVAVVDLGPASQPAPTARWGDQALTVVGDHGRWFVLLGIPLDTLPGELEIAVTSAGSTTTRSVAVGIKNYPEQRLTIKDQRKVEPNPDDLARIAREKEITEAIKRRFSAAAPATDFRLPASGPLSSRFGLRRIFNGLPRNPHAGLDVAAGSGAPVKAPAAGVVANTGDYFFNGNTVFIDHGQGLVTAYMHLSRLDVRAGQPVRQGETLGAVGATGRATGPHLHWAVILNNTPVDPELFLVRP
- the pyrF gene encoding orotidine-5'-phosphate decarboxylase; the encoded protein is MTFTQMLVAAWRKNNSLLCVGLDPDPAKFPAHLKGRDDAILEFCTAIVDATADLVCAFKPQIAYFAARRAEDQLEALIAHIHAKHPGIPVILDAKRGDIGSTAEQYAIEAFERYQADAVTVNPYMGRDSVDPYLAYPNKGVILLCRTSNSGGSDLQFLDVGGEKLYERVARLVASEWNRNGQCALVVGATFPAEIARVREIVGDIPLLVPGIGAQGGDIEATVRAGRTDNGTGLMINSSRAILFAGKDANFAAAARKVAQETRDTINLYR
- a CDS encoding class I SAM-dependent methyltransferase, which gives rise to MSARDVAQLGQVFTPPNVVAFMLDLCQNTGRTLEPSAGDGAFFRKLKAKQADCVGIEIDPRVAPPGAEIRDFFDYPLGEQFDSIIGNPPYVRFQDVATTTRQKLKSELFDGRSNLFLFFIEKCIRHLKPGGELVFIVPREFIKLTAAKKLNAWLYEQGSITHFYETGDVRVFGEHTPNCAIFRFEKGRLDRLMADGRRFVEADGQLMFLRDDHCVRFADVFTVKVGAVSGADHIYAHAKGNMEFVYSKTAETGETRRMLYGIKHPHLDKHKAELLERRVRKFDESNWWQWGRAFPINELPRIYVNGRTRKAEPFFLHDCHSFDGSILALFPKNPRIARRDLIECTMMLNKEVDWQQLGFICDGRFLFTQRSLQTCLLPEKFSRYLPSDKSKDVA
- a CDS encoding DUF924 family protein codes for the protein MSGTAAADILAFWFGRPGEPGYGQPRNEWFRKDAAFDEAIRSRFLPDVEAALAGRLTEWADTPPGLLARLILLDQFPRNLFRGEARMFAGDAEARSLAERALAQGWDKQLSAVEKVFVYLPLEHSEALADQERSVALFAALAAEQPGNDGFLDYARRHQEVIARFGRFPHRNAALGRPSTPEETIYLAQPGSGF
- a CDS encoding glutamine--tRNA ligase/YqeY domain fusion protein, with translation MSSPNKPEVAPAANFIRNIVEADLAAGKHAQRHWAGQPGTAADHAAAPLDAAKIRTRFPPEPNGYLHFGHAKSILLNFGLAEQYGGRCHLRFDDTNPEKEEQEYVDSIIDAVKWLGCSWEKDGENNLYQASNYFDWMAQFAEYLISAGHAYVDSQSADEMRANRGTLTQPGKDSPFRARSAAENMDLFKRMQAGEFADGTHILRAKIDMAAPNINLRDPAIYRIRHATHHNTGDKWCVYPMYTFAHPIEDALENITHSICTLEFEDQRPFYDWLLERLAEGGLLQRPLPQQIEFSRLNLTYVVLSKRKLIQLVEEKHVQGWDDPRMPTLVGARRRGYSAEGFRLFAERIGVSKHDSLIDYVLFEDAMREVMNESDQRRIAVLDPVKLIIDNYPEGQVEECFAPNHPLHPELGQRSIPFSRELWIEGEDFMEVPSKGFRRLFPGNKARLKYGYIVECTGFDKDANGKVIAVHCNYLPDTKSGTPGADSVKVKGNLHWVSAAHSYAAEIRLYERLFKVPAPGARREGDAPDLERDFLDDLNPDSRQTITAQLEPCLRDAKPEERFQFERHGYFVADRVDSHDGKPVFNRAVTLKDSWGKAG